Below is a genomic region from Vitis riparia cultivar Riparia Gloire de Montpellier isolate 1030 chromosome 5, EGFV_Vit.rip_1.0, whole genome shotgun sequence.
GAAGGTCGTGTATAACAGCAATTTTGATCTGTACAAAGCACCAGCAGCTAATTGGAGGGAtaccttttattttcttatggcTCCTCAACCCCCCGACCCTCAAGAGTTGCCACCGGCTTTCAGGTATGTCCTATGACAGTAGCCCAAAATTAATTTGGTGCTAGGACAAAAATTGTTCATCATCAACTGCAACATTTTTTGCCATGGATGCTATACAGAATACCTAAGTGCCCAAGTGATTTGTAGGGATATATTGATAGAGTACAAGGATGAAGTTATGAAACTAGGCTTTAAATTGTTGGAGTTGGACTCTGAGGCCCTGGGGCTGAAAGCAAACCACCTAAAAGATATGGATTGTGCTGAGGGACTGGCCATGCTGTGTCACTACTATCCTGCATGCCCCCAGCCAGAACTAACCATGGGCACCACCAAGCACGCTGACAACGACTTTCTTACCGTCCTACTACAAGACGAGATTGGAGGCCTCCAAGTTCTTCATCAGGATCAGTGGGTTGATGTTCCCCCAATGCCTGGAGCCCTTGTTATTAATATTGGAGACCTTTTACAGGTAAATTTACTGTATTATCTacttcattattttgtttaaggGAGTCGTGATAGAAATGCAGTCACATATGCAAACCAGagtgaaatataaattatgttaatAATCAATGATTAAGAATAAACTTTTTTATGGTTGTACTTTGCAGCTTATAACAAATGACAGGTTTAAAAGTGTTGAACACCGAGTGCTGGCAAGCCACAAGGGCCCAAGAGTTTCTGTGGCATGCTTTTTTAGCACTGCTCTTCTTCCATCCTTGAAACTTTACGGACCTATCAAGGAATTGTTATCTAAAGAGAATCCGCCCAAGTATAGGGAAATTACGGTCAGAGATTTTGTTGCCTATTTCAATGCAAAAGGACTTGACGGGACTTCTGTCCTGGAGCATTTCAAACT
It encodes:
- the LOC117914264 gene encoding 1-aminocyclopropane-1-carboxylate oxidase homolog 1-like, yielding MVVTSFSESPMATQADYDRFSELKAFDETKAGVKGLVDAGVSQVPRIFIQPPDDFTTGDTKFSFPVIDLQDMNTDPARRKEIVDMVRDASETWGFFNEVNHGISVTVLEEMKDGVRRFYEQDTEVKKQYYSRDLERKVVYNSNFDLYKAPAANWRDTFYFLMAPQPPDPQELPPAFRDILIEYKDEVMKLGFKLLELDSEALGLKANHLKDMDCAEGLAMLCHYYPACPQPELTMGTTKHADNDFLTVLLQDEIGGLQVLHQDQWVDVPPMPGALVINIGDLLQLITNDRFKSVEHRVLASHKGPRVSVACFFSTALLPSLKLYGPIKELLSKENPPKYREITVRDFVAYFNAKGLDGTSVLEHFKL